Proteins encoded in a region of the Penaeus vannamei isolate JL-2024 chromosome 30, ASM4276789v1, whole genome shotgun sequence genome:
- the Pmm2 gene encoding uncharacterized protein Pmm2, which yields MGRIPGMICLFDVDGTLTASRKLILKEMSEFMEKVRGKVTCGLVGGSDLKKIAEQMGGMEEVMKYDYVFAENGLVAFKEGEEIGRESIQNHMGEEKLQEFINFSLRYMSNLKLPVKRGTFIEFRNGLINVCPVGRSCSQAERDQFGEYDKEHQIRKQFVQALEKEFPNLGLVYSIGGQISFDAFPTGWDKTYCLRYLEKDYKEIHFFGDKTDKGGNDHEIYEDSRTVGHKVTSPDDTRAQLTQLLKL from the exons ATGGGGAGGATTCCTGGGATGATTTGCCTCTTTGACGTAGATGGAACACTGACAGCTTCCAGAAAG CTGATCCTCAAGGAAATGTCAGAGTTCATGGAAAAGGTTCGGGGTAAAGTGACGTGTGGCCTCGTTGGAGGTTCGGACCTGAAGAAGATTGCCGAGCAGATGGGTGGCATGGAAG AGGTCATGAAATATGACTACGTCTTTGCAGAGAATGGCTTAGTCGCctttaaagagggagaggaaattggTCGAGAG TCGATCCAGAACCACATGGGCGAAGAGAAGCTCCAGGAATTCATCAACTTCTCCCTGCGCTACATGTCAAACCTCAAACTGCCAGTCAAGCGAGGAACCTTCATCGAGTTCCGCAACGGACTGATCAACGTGTGCCCGGTTGGCCGTAGCTGCTCACAGGCCGAAAGGGATCAGTTTGGGGAGTATGACAAG GAGCACCAAATACGGAAGCAGTTTGTTCAGGCTTTGGAAAAGGAATTCCCAAACTTGGGTCTTGTTTACTCTATAG GAGGACAAATCAGCTTTGATGCTTTTCCCACTGGATGGGATAAGACATACTGCTTGAGATACCTAGAGAAAGATTATAAA GAAATTCACTTCTTCGGTGACAAGACAGACAAGGGCGGAAACGACCATGAGATCTATGAGGATTCCAGGACCGTAGGCCACAAAGTCACTTCCCCCGATGACACAAGAGCACAACTAACACAGCTGTTGAAGCTCTGA